The Deltaproteobacteria bacterium DNA segment CCGTGGATTCCCGCTTTCGCGGGAATGACAAATTGCGTCCCTTTCGGCCATGGGCCTCGGCCTGACAGTACACAGTACTGTCAGACTGGTGAGGATTTGCCCGGTCGGCTGCACGTTACCCACAGATTTGTCGCACACCCGATTACGGCTGCCGCGCCACCGCTGCTTGCACCACCACCGCGGCCTTGTTACGACTCGGCGCAAGCCGGCGCGGAGGAGGCATGCCCGATTCGTTTGTTGAAAGCGTGGACTTGCAAGCAATTGCCCGGCGGGTAGGCACGCCCTTCTTCATTTGTAGCGCCGAGGTACTACGGCGGCGGATCAGCGACATCTTGCAGCTGACCAATCACCCGCACCTGCAAGCGCGCTACGCGATGAAGGCCTACTCCACTCGCCGGGTGCTCGAAGCCATGCGCCGGCACGGCCTGTGGATCGACGCGGTCTCGGGCAATGAAGTGTTGCGTGCGCGAGCCGCGGGATTTGCCATCGGGGTCAACCCGCCGGCGGTGCTGTTCAGCGCCGACGTCTTCCGCGACAACGCTCTGGCGGCGATTACCGAGTGCGACATTCTGCCCAACATCGGCTCACCGGGCATGATCGCCGATCTTCAGTCGGCCGGCTGGCGCGGGCCGATCGGGATGCGGCTCAATCCGGGATTCGGGCACGGGCACGTGAGCGAATGTGACACCGGCGGGCCGAGCTCCAAGCACGGGATTTGGCACGATGACGCCGGCGAGGTGCGGCGGGCGGCGGAGCGCGCCGGCTACGACATCGTGTTGTTGCACGCCCATGTCGGTAGCGGTCCGGCGATCGACGAGTTCACCGCCAACACCCAGAAGCTGGCGCACTTCTTTGCCGAGCGTGTACGCGACTACCCGGCGCTGGCAGCGGTCAGCTTTGGCGGCGGCCTGCCGCACCCGTATCGCCCCGATGGCGAAGCGATGGATCTCGGCCCGCTGGGACGCGGGTTGCGGGAAGCGCAGGCGCTGCTGAGCGCACGCGCGGGGCGCGCGTTGCGGGTGGAGATCGAGCCTGGCCGTTACTTCGTCGCGCCTAGCACCGCCTTGATCACGCGGGTAAGCGATGTCAAAGCGACGCGCAGCAACGACAAGGGCCCCGGGCACACCTTTGTGATGGTCGATGCCGGTTTTGTCGATCTGGTGCGGCCGGCGATGTACGGCTCTTATCATCACATCACCGTTCACGGCGCCGATGCCCGTGCGCCACAGGTGCCGGTGATCGTGGCCGGGCCGCTGTGCGAATCGGGTGACGTGTTCACGCGCGGCGCCGATGAGCTGCTGGCCCCGCGCCCGCTGCCGCTGCCGCGGCCCGGGGATTTGCTCGTCCTCCACGACGCCGGGGCCTACGGCGTGGCGATGAGTTCGAACTACACCTCGGTGAGCCGTGCCCCGCAGGTGTGGCTCGAGGACGGCGACGCCTACCTGATGGCCCGCCGGGAAACCCTGGCGGACATCGTTCGGGTGGAGTGCTTCGAGCGGCTGTAAGGCCGATGCTGCGAGCACCCGGATCAGCGACCGGTTACGGCTGCGGGCCGGCCTGCCGCCTCAGAATTGCCAGAATCTCGTCGTGGACTCGCGCGTTGGTGGCCAGGGCCGTACCGCTGTAGATCGTCGGCACACCGGCGAAATCGGTGAAGCGGCCGCCGGCTTCTTCGACGATGATCTTCAGCGCCGCGATATCCCAGGGCTTGAGGTCGACTTCGATCATCGCTTCGGCCTGACCCCGCGCCACGAAGGTGTGGCCGAAATAGTCGCCGTAGCCCCGCTGCCGCGCGCTGGCATCGACGATCCGTTCGAGGGCCGGCCAGTAGCCGGTGCGGCGCAACGCGTTGAGGCCGCCGAACACCACCATCGACTGCTGCAGCGGGGCGCGCTCGGATACGCGCAAGCGCCCGTTGCGATCGTACGCCCCTTGTCCCTTTTGCGCGTACAACAATTCGTCGATCGCCGGCGCATAGATCACACCGAGTGTGATCTCGCCCTCCTCTTCCAAGCCGATCAGTGAAGCGAAGTAGGGGATGCCGCGAATGAAGCTCTTGGTGCCGTCAATGGGATCGACGATCCAGCGCGCGCCGGCTCCCGGTCGCACGCCAAACTCCTCGCCGACCACGCCGTAGTCCGGAAATTCGGCGCTGAGCACTTCGATGATGCGCCGCTCGCATTCGCGATCGGCGATGGTGACGGGCGATTGGTCGGCCTTACTTTCGACCGCCAGCGCCGTGCGGAAATACCTCAGCGCCACCTCGCCCGCGGCCCGTGCGGCGGCAATTGCAGTTTCGAGTCTCTTGTCCATCAGTCCACCCCGCTGGAATTGTCTACCCGAGCACGCGAGCGACTACGCGGTTCACGCCCCGTTCTATCGCCATCGACACGAGCGCCAGGACCGCGGTGGCCGCCACCGCCACCGCCGTAAAGCTGGCCAACGTGGTGCGCTCGCGCATGGTGTCGCCCAGCCAAATGACGTACGGCTGGTGCAGGAGGTAAAGGCCGTACGAATAGGCGCCGACCACGGCCACCGGCGCCTGCAGCCGCGGCACCTGCTCCAGCCAGCGCGCCAAGTTAGCCATCAGCAGCGTCAGGCCGCAGCCGATCAGCGCATCGGCCGCCACGTAGGCCAGCCGCGAGTCGGAGGCGTACAGCCCGGCGACGTAGAGCGCCGCGCCCGCAAGCGCCACCGGCCAAGAGAGCAAGCGGCGGTCAGCCCGCGCGCGGTCGCGCGCGCAGGCGGCGCCGAGCACCATGCCGACCGTGAACTCGAACAGCCGGCAGGTGAACAGGGCGCCTTGCACCAGCGCGCCGCTGTACTCCGAGCCCAACGGGAACAAGAACACATAGCGGGTCACTAGCGTAAGCACGGCGCTGCCGGCAAGAAACACGCCGGCGCCCAGCCGTACCCGCAGCAGGTGCAGCAGCGGGAAGACCGCGTAGAGCTGCAGCAACAAGCCGAAGTACCACCAGGCGGCATTGGCGTAATAGAAGATCTCCGTCAGCGGGACCACTCGGTCTCCGAAGAAGCTGAGCACGAAGCGATAGTCGATCGGCTCCAGATACACTTGCGACGGCGAGGCCAGATAGATCAGATGCGCGCACCAATAGAGCGGGAACAAGCGCACCAGCCGGTTACGGTACCAGGCGCGCCAATCAACAGCGCCGGCCGCGCCCTTGCGGGCGAGCGCGAAGCTGAGGGCGAAGCCGCTCAGCACAATGAAGACCCCGACCGCGTGAAACCCGAGCGAGGAGAAGCCAATGAACAGGGCGCGAGCGGCACACTCCGGGCTGCCCACGCTCGGCCCCAGTTGCTCGCACAGCTGCTGCCAGTACCCCTGATTGAGCGGCCACGGATAGCGGCCTTCGGCGAAGCGCCTGAAGGTGTGGAAATACACGATCCAGAGGATCGACATTCCCTTCACCGTATCCGGCCAGGTCAAGCGCGTTGAAGCGGTCACGCCGTCGGGATAAGCGAAGCCGCCCGCCGGTGCAAGCGCTGGCGCGGAGGGAAGCCGCCAGCTGGTAGGCGGTTGCCATTGGACTCAAAGAGCAGCAGAGTTGAAGCGCGCCTCGCGCGCGCAGAGCAAGGAGTGAGAGCAATGGCCGAGTTCACGCGTGTAACGGCACTGCGGGATATCCCCAGCGGTCAGGGCCGGGCTTTCGAAGTCAACGGCAAGAAGATCGCGGTCTTCAACGTCAAGGGCCGGTATTATGCCATCGACGGCACCTGCAAACACAAGGGCGGGCCGCTGGGCGAGGGCGACTTGGAGGGCACTGTGGTCACCTGCCCGTGGCACGGTTGGACTTACGACGTGACCACGGGCGTCTCGCCGGACGATCCGGCGTGTGCGGTGGCGTGTTACGAGGTGCGCACCGACGGCGAGTGGTTGTCGGTGGCGGTTTAGGCCGGGGCCGCCGCGGCTGGCGCGGCGGCCGGCGCGCAGCGGACCACGCCGCGCCTATGCACGATGAATGATGAAGCCGTGGGTGGGATCGTACGGTGACACGGCCACTGTGACACGGTCACCGGGGATCACTTTGATGTGAAATCGGCGCAGGCGGCCGCTGATGCGGGCAGTGAACTGGCGGCCCTTTTCACCCTGGATACGGAACTGCCCGCCCGCCAGGGATTCCATCACCGTACCTTGGAATTGGATGAGATCGTCTTTGGCCACGGCGAGGCTCCTGCTCCCGGTTTACGCGCCACCGCGCACGCGCATCACGCGCGCTGCCTGCCGGCGGCGGCGGCGGATCGCTTCGCGGGTCTTGCGCCGCTTGCGGTCCCCGGGCTTCTCGTAGTGCTCGTGGCGCTTGAGGTCCTTGAGCAGGCCTTCGCGCATCACCAGCTTCTTGAACGTTCGCAGAGCCGACTCCACCCCGCGGTCATCCACAAACACCGTGAGCGCCTGCGCGCGGCGCGCCGGATATGATGCTCCGTCTCCACTACGGTAACCCGGAACCGGCGCTTCCTCGCGCAGCTCACTCTGTTCGATCATACCGTTCATCCTCCACGCGGCCTGCCGCCCTGGCAGCTCCCGCTCATAAAATCCTAGCTCTCGTTCCCGCCGATATCGGACCGTGCTTCGCACCGCCGCTGCACTCGCAACCGGTGCAACCCCCAACCTGCCCTCACCAGCTCACTCTGCGCGTATCGCCGCCTGGCATATTGGCCAGCGACACCCTGTCGCACCAGGCGGGAGTCGGGCGACAGGCCGGACGCTGCAGAAACACGCGCCTACATAGCAGTGTCAGCGGCCCGAGTCGAGACACCCGAGCCACCAGCACCGGGACTCGTCGCTAGGGCTGGTCGCGTTAGCGTGCTATAGGCTTGCAACCGTTCAGCTGCGGGTTCGGCGCCGGTGTGGGCGCCTCCGGCAGGGGGAGTAGACCATGATCCGGATTCGACTTGCCGTAATCGTCGCCATCGGGTTGTTGTGCGCCGGGCCGGTGCAGGCTCGGCGGGGCGTGCTGCCGTCGAACCAGCGTGTCAGCGCCGCCGGCAAGCAGGTCAATCTCGGGCTCTTTCCTGCCGGCATGGCGATCAGCCGGGACGGGGCCTTTCTGCTTGTCACCAATAACGGCTTCCTCGGCCAATCCCTGATGAGCGTGAACACGACCACGCTGCGAACCAAGTTCCAAACCATCGAGACAGGTTTCAACTCGCTGTTTCAGGGCATTGTGTTGGCCCCCGATGGGCGCACCGGCTTCGCCTCGGCCGGCGGCTGGGAGAACAACACCGGCGAGACCGTCGTGCGCATCGCCACCATTGCGGACGACGGCAAGGTTACCGCCGCCGGCTGCGACAGCGGCGGTTGCATCTCGGTCAACGGCTTCCCGGCGGGCTTGGCCATCAGCCCAGACGGACAGAAGCTGTTCGTGGTGCAGAACCTGGCGCACGCCTTGGCGGTGGTGGACGTAGCCAGCCGTACGATGCTCACCAGCATCGTGGTGGGCAAATCGCCGTGGAGCGTCGCCGTGCACCCGACGCGCCACGAGGTCTACGTGACTAATCGCGGCGACCGCACGGTGTCGATCGTCGATACGGACCTAAACCGTGTGGTGGCGACCGTACCAACGGGCTCGAACCCCAACGCACTGGCAGTGACGCCTGACGGCAGCAAGGTCTTCGTCGCCAACGCCAACACCGACGATCTCACGGTTTTCGACGTCGCCAACCCCACCGCGGCACGGACCATTTCGCTGACCCCGTTCGCAGGAGCCCGCCCCGGCGCCAGCCCCTCGGCGCTCACCATCAGCCCCGATGGCGCGGCCGTCTACGTCGCCCTGTCGTGGGAGAACGCGGTGGCGGTGATCAACGCGGCGACCGAAGCCCTGCAAGGCTACATCCCCACCGGCTTCTATCCCAGCGCGCTGGCCGTGAGCCCGGATGGCCAGACGCTTTACATCGCCAACATGAAGGGTGCCCGCACTTATCCCCGCACGCCCAAGCTGCAGAAAGCCGACTACCGCTTCAACATCGATCTCGGCGGCACGTACGGTGTGCGCGGCACACTATCGGTGCTGCCGGTGCCCAGCGTGGCCAAGCTCGCCGGCTACACCGGCCGGGTGCGCTTCAACAACGGTTACGGTGCCGGGCTGCGGCCGAGCAACCACCGGCCGGCCCCGACCCCCTGCTTTCCGATTCCCTGCGCGGCTGAAGACATAACCCCGATCCGCCACGTCTTCTTCATCGTGCGGGAGAACAAGACCTATGATCAAGTGTTGGGCGATCTGCCCCAAGGCGACGGCGACCCCAGCCTGGTGCTCTACGCCCGCGATCGTCAGGGACGGGAGATCTCGCCCAACACCCGCGCGCTGGCGCAGGAGTTCGTGCTCATGGACCGGCTGTTCGCCAACAGCGAGAAGAGCGAGCCTGGGCACAACTGGGTCATGGGCGCAATCGACACGGATTACGGCGAGCGCACCTGGGTGCCAGTCAGCTTCGAGGTCCGGCCCGACGACATCGGCAGTCACCTTTCCAATGAGGACGGCGACGTCGTCCGCGGCACCGTCTATCCGATTGCCACGCCCGAGGGCGGCTTCTGGTTCGACAATTGCCATGAACACAACGTCAGTTTTCGTAACTACGGCGAATTCCTGCGCACCGACGAAGCCGGTGTGCCGCTGGACTACTGGGCGCAGAACACTAATGACGACTTCTCAGTGTTCGATCTGCGCGTAAGCGACGTGAGCCGTTATGAAGTCTGGCGTGCCGACTTCGAGCAGCAAGTGGCGGCCGGCACGGTGCCGCAGTTCACCTACATCGCGCTGCCGAACGACCATACCGACGGCCGCACCAGCGGCTCCCCGGTCCCCGAGTGGTACGTGGCCGACAACGACTACGCCCTCGGCAAGATCGTCGAGACCATCTCCAACACGACTGAAATATGGGAACATGCAGTGATCTTCGTGATCGAGGACGATCCCCAGTCGGGCGGCGATCACGTCGATTCGCACCGGACGGTGGGCCTGGTGATCGGCCCCTACGTCCGGCGCCGCGCCGTCATCCACACGCGCTACGACATGGCCAGCATGCATCGCACGATGGAGCTGATCCTCGGCCTGCCGCCGATGAGCATCTTCGACCAGATGGCGATCGTCATGCGCGACGTCTTCACCGAGACGCCGGATTTCACTCCGTACAGCGCGCTGCCGCAGCAAATTCCGCTCGCCTACAACGGGGAAGGCACTTCGGGTGCCGCGTTATCGCGGCGCTACAACTTCAGCCGCCCCGATCGCGTACCCGATGCCGTGCTGAACCAGATCCTGTGGGACTACTTCCACGAGCGGGAGCGCCGCCGCTAGCCGGCGCCGCCGCCACTTCGAGAGTCGGGCTCCACGGCCTCCTCCGGCGCCGCCGCAGCGGTGTAGCGATCCATGCGCAGCTGCGCGATCTGCTCCGACACCAGACCCATCATGAAGATGATCACCCCGGTGCTCAGCAGCAGGGCCGCCATGTTGGTGAAACGGTGCTGGGTGAAGAAGGTGTAAGCGTAGTAGCCCAGGCCGGTGGCCAGGAAGGCGGCACTGACCGGCAAGAAGACGCGAAAGGGCGCGAACAGCGTCGCCACCCGGCTGATGATGAGCAAGAAGCGGGTGCCGTCCCGCCACAAGCGGATCTTGCTCTGGCCGGTGCGTTGCCCGAACTCGACCGCGACGTACTTCACCGGCAGCCCGGAGCGCAGCACCGCCAGCGTCAAGGTCGAGGGATAGGAAAAGGTGTTGGGCAGCATATCGACGAAACGCAGCGCATCGCGCCGCCGTAGCGCGCGGAAGCCCGAGGTCAGGTCCTCGATGCGGTACTGGGCCACGTAGCTGGCAAAGCCGCTGTAGAGGCGGTTGGCAAGCAAGCGGTGGTAGCCGGCTTCCGAGCGCCGCACGCGCGCACCGACGACCATGTGGTAGTCGCTCAGGTGTGCCAGCAGTGCCGCAATCGCCGCCGGCGGGTGCTGGCCGTCGCCGTCCATCAGCAGCACCACCTCGCCGCGGGCGGCACGCAGGCCGCTCTTTACCGCTGCGCCGTTGCCGATGTTGTACGGATGGCGGATGACCCGCGCGCCCTGCGCCGCGGCCACCGCGGCGGTGTCGTCGGTTGAGCCGTCGTCGATCACGATGATTTCGTGCGCCGGCAGCGCTTGCGCCGCGATCGCCCGCAGCACCGCCGCGAGAGCGGAGGCTTCGTTGAAGGCGGGGATGATGATGGAGAGTGCCGGCGGCGCCATTTATGGTTCCCGGATCTCGTACAGACCAAATCCGTTCTCACTATACAATAGCAGCAGATACTGGCGGCTGAATTCGGCCCAGCGCTGGCCCGGCGCCGCCGCCAAGTTGTGCTGCACGTAATCGTCGAGCAGGGCGTTGGCTGTCACTAAGTGCGAGATACCTTCAGCCCGCAGCGAGCGGGCGATGGCCGCAGCGCTGTCTGCGGCCTCGATGTGGCGACGCAAGGTCCCGCCCGAGAGGCCGAAGTCGTAAACGTATTCCCGTTCACAGTAGTAACTGCGGTTGCCGAGAAACGCCAGATGAATTCGGGCGGAGGCGGGCAGCTGCGAGTTGGCGACCCGCAACACGGGATACTCGGGAATGAACTGGGCGATGTAAGCATGGCGATCCAGCCTGCCGCTCAGATACGACAGCGGGGCCAGGCGCAGCCACAGCTGCCCGCAGTGGCCCGCGCTGAAGAGCAACGCACCGCCGAGAGCCAGCCCCGCCAAGGCGGCGGTGGCACCGCCGGCGCGGTGCAGGTGCAGCCAGTACTGCACGGTGAGCAACACCAGCGGGGCGACGATCGCGATGCTGTAGCGCACCCGCAAAGCGGTGAGCAAGAACGCCGACAGCGCAAAACCGGCGGCGTAGGCCGCCAGCAGCCACTCGCGGCGGCTCGCGCCCCGCCTCACGGCGGCAAAGCCCAGCAGGAGCAGCGGGCTGAGGACGCCGTCGAAACGGGCCGGATCGCCCTCACGACCGGTGATGAAGATGCGCACCGGCAATAGCGCGATCTCGAGCCAGCTCTCGCCGTAAAGCGCCCGGCGCTGCGTCAGGAAGTCGAGGCTGGCCCGCGCCGGCAACGGGCGCCCATGGAGCAGGGTATTGAACAAGGGGAAGATGGGGTTGCCGGTCTCGGTCCAGTTCTTGATCAACCATGGTGACGGCACCACCAGCGCTGCCGCGATGAAGATCGCGGCGGCTGCCAGCTGCCGGCGGTTGCTCATCGCCGGTTGTGGCAGGAGCACGGTGCCGGCCGCCAGCAAGGGAATGACGAGCATGCCGTTGTACTTGGTGGCGCCCGCGCAACCCGCCAGCAACCCAGCGGTGATCAGCCATCCGGGGCGCGGCTGCTCCGCCCAGGTCAACAGCGCCACCAGCGCGCCGGTGGCGTAGAAGAGCAACCCCAGATCGACGTAGGCGCTGGCCGCCAGCACGAACACCACCGGAGTGCTGAGCACCAGTAGCGCCGCGAGCGCAGCGGCGCCGGGGCCTTCCTGCCGCCGGACATAGAGCGCGAGCAGGGCCGCGCTGGCGAGGCCGTAGAGCAAGTGCAGGAACTTCGGCAGCTGGTCCGGCAGCCCGAGCAGCAGCGGCGTGTACGCCATCTCCAGCAGCATCGGGTAGTACGACTGCTCGGCAAACGGAATCTCGACAATGCGCTGCACTCGCAGGTACAGCGCCGGCAGCGCAAGGTGATGGGTCAGCTCGTCGCGGGCCACCGGCGGCACTAAGTTGAGCACCGCCAGCGCCGCAGCGAGCAACAGGATCCCGGTACCGGCTGCCGCCGCCGGCCGGCTTGATGGCCACAGGGTGAACGCCGCCGCAAGGCAGACGGCGAGCAAGGCCGCGGCAATCAGTGCGGGCACCAGCAAGGCCGGCGCGGCGAAGGCGCTGGCGCTGGCCCGTCCCCACAGCAGGTAGACATCCCCGAGCACACCGGTCCCCACGGCGGCCAGCAGCGACCACCACAGGGCCGTGGTTGCCTCGGGGCGGGGACTGCTCACGTAAATTCCCGGCGCTGAAACAGCGCGACGCTGAGCAAGAGCGTGAGCGCCGTGTAACAGACCGCGTACAAGACGATGTGGGCAAAATACCAGGGCGAAAATCGCTCGCCGAAGATCACTTGGTCGGCGATATTGAAGCGATCGAGGTGCGGCACGATGGCGTACAACAGGCGGGAGCCTTGCTGGACGATCGGCGGGTATTCATCGCTGCCGAAGGCCCGCAAGTACGACGCCGAGCGCCCGGTAACGAACGCCGCCGCGGTAAACAGACCGGCCAGGGCTGGGGTCACCACAATCGAGGAGAAGAACAGGGCCAGAGCTATCAACACCATCAGTTCCAACACGACGGAGGTGGCCGCCAGCAGCAAGCGCCAGTCCACCTGCGGTTCCAGGCCGCGCAGGAAGATCAGCAGTGCCGCGCTCATCAGGGCCACCATGACCGCAACCGTCGCCAGCAAACCCAAGAACTTGCCGAGAATGAACTGCCAGCGTGCCACCGGCTTGGCCAGGATGTTGAAGATCGTGCGCTTGCCCAGCTCCTTGTTCAGCAAGTTGACGCCCAGTACGACGGTGGTGATCACGCCGAAGAGCGAGATGCTCAGCAAGCTGAAGTCCTTGATGAACTTCATCTGGTCGCCGATGGAGGCGGCGCCGAAGACCGCCGCCACCCCCACGAGTAGGAGCGCGAACAGCATGATGGAGTACAACACCTTGTTGCGAATGGCTTCGCGGGCGGTGTTGAGGGCGATGGAGAGCACTTTCACGTTACCCCCCTTCCTGCGGCAACTGCCCGGCTGTAAGCCGTTCCACCAGCGCGCGCAATTCACTATCGCTCGGATTGAGGGCGAGCGAGCGGCGCAGGATCTCGAGTCCGCGCTCGCGCTCGCCCTGGCCTAGCAAGCTGCCACCGAGGCCCTTCAAGCAGTTGGCGTTGGCGGGGGCGAAGCTCAGCGCCCGGCGACAGGCGCGTTCCGCGGCCTGGTAGTCACGCTCACGGTAGAGCAAACCGCAGAGGTTTTCGTTGGCTTTGCTGTGGGCCGGCGTAATCACCAAGGTCTTTCGATACCAGTCTTCAGCGCCCTTCGCCAATCCCTTCTGT contains these protein-coding regions:
- the lysA gene encoding diaminopimelate decarboxylase; this encodes MPDSFVESVDLQAIARRVGTPFFICSAEVLRRRISDILQLTNHPHLQARYAMKAYSTRRVLEAMRRHGLWIDAVSGNEVLRARAAGFAIGVNPPAVLFSADVFRDNALAAITECDILPNIGSPGMIADLQSAGWRGPIGMRLNPGFGHGHVSECDTGGPSSKHGIWHDDAGEVRRAAERAGYDIVLLHAHVGSGPAIDEFTANTQKLAHFFAERVRDYPALAAVSFGGGLPHPYRPDGEAMDLGPLGRGLREAQALLSARAGRALRVEIEPGRYFVAPSTALITRVSDVKATRSNDKGPGHTFVMVDAGFVDLVRPAMYGSYHHITVHGADARAPQVPVIVAGPLCESGDVFTRGADELLAPRPLPLPRPGDLLVLHDAGAYGVAMSSNYTSVSRAPQVWLEDGDAYLMARRETLADIVRVECFERL
- a CDS encoding histidinol phosphate phosphatase, with product MDKRLETAIAAARAAGEVALRYFRTALAVESKADQSPVTIADRECERRIIEVLSAEFPDYGVVGEEFGVRPGAGARWIVDPIDGTKSFIRGIPYFASLIGLEEEGEITLGVIYAPAIDELLYAQKGQGAYDRNGRLRVSERAPLQQSMVVFGGLNALRRTGYWPALERIVDASARQRGYGDYFGHTFVARGQAEAMIEVDLKPWDIAALKIIVEEAGGRFTDFAGVPTIYSGTALATNARVHDEILAILRRQAGPQP
- a CDS encoding acyltransferase, giving the protein MSILWIVYFHTFRRFAEGRYPWPLNQGYWQQLCEQLGPSVGSPECAARALFIGFSSLGFHAVGVFIVLSGFALSFALARKGAAGAVDWRAWYRNRLVRLFPLYWCAHLIYLASPSQVYLEPIDYRFVLSFFGDRVVPLTEIFYYANAAWWYFGLLLQLYAVFPLLHLLRVRLGAGVFLAGSAVLTLVTRYVFLFPLGSEYSGALVQGALFTCRLFEFTVGMVLGAACARDRARADRRLLSWPVALAGAALYVAGLYASDSRLAYVAADALIGCGLTLLMANLARWLEQVPRLQAPVAVVGAYSYGLYLLHQPYVIWLGDTMRERTTLASFTAVAVAATAVLALVSMAIERGVNRVVARVLG
- a CDS encoding Rieske 2Fe-2S domain-containing protein, whose amino-acid sequence is MAEFTRVTALRDIPSGQGRAFEVNGKKIAVFNVKGRYYAIDGTCKHKGGPLGEGDLEGTVVTCPWHGWTYDVTTGVSPDDPACAVACYEVRTDGEWLSVAV
- the infA gene encoding translation initiation factor IF-1; the encoded protein is MAKDDLIQFQGTVMESLAGGQFRIQGEKGRQFTARISGRLRRFHIKVIPGDRVTVAVSPYDPTHGFIIHRA
- the rpsU gene encoding 30S ribosomal protein S21, producing MIEQSELREEAPVPGYRSGDGASYPARRAQALTVFVDDRGVESALRTFKKLVMREGLLKDLKRHEHYEKPGDRKRRKTREAIRRRRRQAARVMRVRGGA
- a CDS encoding bifunctional YncE family protein/alkaline phosphatase family protein — translated: MIRIRLAVIVAIGLLCAGPVQARRGVLPSNQRVSAAGKQVNLGLFPAGMAISRDGAFLLVTNNGFLGQSLMSVNTTTLRTKFQTIETGFNSLFQGIVLAPDGRTGFASAGGWENNTGETVVRIATIADDGKVTAAGCDSGGCISVNGFPAGLAISPDGQKLFVVQNLAHALAVVDVASRTMLTSIVVGKSPWSVAVHPTRHEVYVTNRGDRTVSIVDTDLNRVVATVPTGSNPNALAVTPDGSKVFVANANTDDLTVFDVANPTAARTISLTPFAGARPGASPSALTISPDGAAVYVALSWENAVAVINAATEALQGYIPTGFYPSALAVSPDGQTLYIANMKGARTYPRTPKLQKADYRFNIDLGGTYGVRGTLSVLPVPSVAKLAGYTGRVRFNNGYGAGLRPSNHRPAPTPCFPIPCAAEDITPIRHVFFIVRENKTYDQVLGDLPQGDGDPSLVLYARDRQGREISPNTRALAQEFVLMDRLFANSEKSEPGHNWVMGAIDTDYGERTWVPVSFEVRPDDIGSHLSNEDGDVVRGTVYPIATPEGGFWFDNCHEHNVSFRNYGEFLRTDEAGVPLDYWAQNTNDDFSVFDLRVSDVSRYEVWRADFEQQVAAGTVPQFTYIALPNDHTDGRTSGSPVPEWYVADNDYALGKIVETISNTTEIWEHAVIFVIEDDPQSGGDHVDSHRTVGLVIGPYVRRRAVIHTRYDMASMHRTMELILGLPPMSIFDQMAIVMRDVFTETPDFTPYSALPQQIPLAYNGEGTSGAALSRRYNFSRPDRVPDAVLNQILWDYFHERERRR
- a CDS encoding glycosyltransferase family 2 protein; the protein is MAPPALSIIIPAFNEASALAAVLRAIAAQALPAHEIIVIDDGSTDDTAAVAAAQGARVIRHPYNIGNGAAVKSGLRAARGEVVLLMDGDGQHPPAAIAALLAHLSDYHMVVGARVRRSEAGYHRLLANRLYSGFASYVAQYRIEDLTSGFRALRRRDALRFVDMLPNTFSYPSTLTLAVLRSGLPVKYVAVEFGQRTGQSKIRLWRDGTRFLLIISRVATLFAPFRVFLPVSAAFLATGLGYYAYTFFTQHRFTNMAALLLSTGVIIFMMGLVSEQIAQLRMDRYTAAAAPEEAVEPDSRSGGGAG
- a CDS encoding glycosyltransferase family 39 protein yields the protein MSSPRPEATTALWWSLLAAVGTGVLGDVYLLWGRASASAFAAPALLVPALIAAALLAVCLAAAFTLWPSSRPAAAAGTGILLLAAALAVLNLVPPVARDELTHHLALPALYLRVQRIVEIPFAEQSYYPMLLEMAYTPLLLGLPDQLPKFLHLLYGLASAALLALYVRRQEGPGAAALAALLVLSTPVVFVLAASAYVDLGLLFYATGALVALLTWAEQPRPGWLITAGLLAGCAGATKYNGMLVIPLLAAGTVLLPQPAMSNRRQLAAAAIFIAAALVVPSPWLIKNWTETGNPIFPLFNTLLHGRPLPARASLDFLTQRRALYGESWLEIALLPVRIFITGREGDPARFDGVLSPLLLLGFAAVRRGASRREWLLAAYAAGFALSAFLLTALRVRYSIAIVAPLVLLTVQYWLHLHRAGGATAALAGLALGGALLFSAGHCGQLWLRLAPLSYLSGRLDRHAYIAQFIPEYPVLRVANSQLPASARIHLAFLGNRSYYCEREYVYDFGLSGGTLRRHIEAADSAAAIARSLRAEGISHLVTANALLDDYVQHNLAAAPGQRWAEFSRQYLLLLYSENGFGLYEIREP
- a CDS encoding ABC transporter permease subunit, with the protein product MKVLSIALNTAREAIRNKVLYSIMLFALLLVGVAAVFGAASIGDQMKFIKDFSLLSISLFGVITTVVLGVNLLNKELGKRTIFNILAKPVARWQFILGKFLGLLATVAVMVALMSAALLIFLRGLEPQVDWRLLLAATSVVLELMVLIALALFFSSIVVTPALAGLFTAAAFVTGRSASYLRAFGSDEYPPIVQQGSRLLYAIVPHLDRFNIADQVIFGERFSPWYFAHIVLYAVCYTALTLLLSVALFQRREFT